GCTTCCGTTTCGGAATCGAATATCCCGATGAATGGGGGCATCGCGGGGCAAGCCATTCGATTGCCTTCGCTGCGGTCTGCGCTGCCGCTCTGGCGCTGGTATGGAAGGAGGCGCGCAGCCTCACCGCCTTCGCTTTCCTGACATTGGCGATGGCGAGCCACGGATTGCTCGACACGCTGACCAATGGCGGGTTGGGCGCGGCGTTGTTCTGGCCATTCGACAACACCCGCATCTTCGCGCCCGAAACGCCGGTTTTGGTTTCGCCGATCGGAAGAAGCTTTTTCTCGATGCGCGGCTTGGAGACGCTCTTTTCCGAGCTGCGCTGGATCTGGTTGCCATGCATCCTTTTGGGCTTGGCCGGATGGGGGTTGAGGCGTGCAATTCGACCTCGGACCTGACCCGCGCACCGAAATCCTGCGCCGCTTGCAGTCGGCAATGATAGAGAGCTTTGGCCGCATCATCCGCCCGCCGGAAAAGCGCCGCGATCCGGTGTGGGTGCTGGTCCACGGCGTGATCGGCGCGCAGACCAAGACGGCAGCCTCCAACGCTTCGACTGACGGGCTGCTCGCCGAATATGGCAGCTGGGAAGCGGTGGCAGCGGTGAGCGAGGCAGATCTTGAAGCGCGGCTCGAGCGGCAGAGCTTCCCGACTGTTGCGGCAAAGCGGCTCAAGGCCTGCCTCAACGCCATTATCTCCGAACGCGGTGCTGTTGATTTGCGCCACCTTTCCAATCTGCCCACCGACGAGGCGATGGCGTGGCTGGAGAAGCTTCCTGGCGTGGCCCGCAAGAACTCCGCCGGAGTGATGAATGCGAGCACTTTCGAGCGCAAAGCCATGGTGATCGACGGCCACCACCGCCGGATCATGCAGCGAATGGGCATCGTGCCGTCCAAGGCAGACACCGCAAAAACATATGACGCGTTGATGCCGATCCTGCCGGGCGATTGGTCTGCCGCCGATATGGATGAGCATCATTTGTTGCTCAAGAAGCTGGGCCAGACCCATTGCCGCCCGCGCCGCGGGTTATGCGAAGACTGCCCTGCTAGACAGGATTGCGAAACCGGGCGCGAAACGTCATGACACCTGCAGCTACAAGCCGACAGGTTATCGCAGGTTCTGAAAAGAACAAGTCGCTGACAGAGCGAAACGCGGCGAGGCCGGAATAGGCAGCAATTCGCGCAGCTGAATGGTTAGATGCCAATGCTTGATTCCGATTGAGAGCCGCCTGCAAAGCTGCTCAAGCCGAAAGGCTAGGCGCAAAAGGCCATTTCGCAGCATGATAGGCCGGATTGGCTGCACCGCCTGACGCTACGGCGCGCAGCGTCATTGGCGCCTCCCTCAAAAGTGCGCTTGCACACAGGCCTATATTCCGCTTGTCTAGGTCGCAAATCGAAACCTGACCGGAGGAATACCCGCTATGAAAACCGCCATCACTGAAATGTTCGGCATCCAGCACCCCATCATTCAGGGCGGCATGCACTATGTCGGATTTGCCGAAATGGCGGCGGCGGTTTCCAATGCTGGCGGGCTGGGTATCATTACTGGCCTGACGCAAGGCACACCCGAAAAGCTCTCCAATGAAATCGCGCGATGCAAGGATATGACCGACAAGCCCTTTGGCGTGAACATCACCATCCTGCCGACGCTCACCCCGCCTGACTATCCTGGCATCGTGAAAGCGGTGATCGATGGCGGCGTACCGGTTGTGGAGACTGCCGGTCGCAATCCGGTCGAGCTTCTGGGCCCGCTCAAGGATGCGGGGATCAAGGTGATCCACAAATGCACCAGCGTGCGCCACTCGCTCAAAGCGCAGGACATTGGCTGCGATGCGGTGTCGGTCGATGGCTTTGAATGCGGCGGCCATCCGGGCGAGGACGATGTTCCCAATTTCATCCTTCTGCCTCGCGCTGCCGATGAACTTGAAATCCCGTTCGTTTCGAGCGGCGGCATGGCAGACGGGCGCTCGCTGGTCGCCAGCCTCGCCATGGGCGCGCAGGGGATGAATATGGGCACGCGCTTTATCGCCACCAAGGAAGCGCCGGTTCACGAGAATGTGAAGAAAGCCATCGTTGCTGCGTCGGAACTCGATACGCGCCTGGTCATGCGTCCGCTGCGCAACACCGAACGCGTGATGACGAATGCGGCGGTCGAACGGCTGATTCAGAAGGAAAAAGAGCTGGGCGATGATCTGAAGTTCGAAGACATCATCGCAGAGGTCGCCGGTGTTTATCCCTCGATCATGATGGAGGGCGATATGGACAAAGGTGCGTGGAGCTGCGGCATGGTCGCAGGCCTTATCAACGACATACCGACCTGCCAGGAACTGATCGACGGCATTATGGCCGAAGCCGAAGAGATCATCACCAAGCGTATGGGCGGTATGCTCGCGGCCTGATTGTCCACAAAAGGTGTTCTGAAGATTTGAGGGGGTATTCATGAACAATTTGAAGGCATTTGCCAGCGGCGGTCTTGCGCTTGGCCTAATGAGCCTCGTCTCGGCCTGTTCGAGTGGGGAACCGGAACTAGCGGATATCGAAAATGGTCAGGTGTTTGATCCGATTGCAGTCGAGGAAACCGAGCCAGAGCCTGTCGCGACTTGCGCAAACCCGCCCGAGAATGGCGATGTTCTTGCTCGCGATCGATCAAGAGGCACCGGCGTCCACACTATCAGGGTGTTCAGTGGCGGAACGGGACACACGATCGTCAATATCCGCGATGGGGCAAGCAGTGATTTGGTCGTGTCTTTCTTTGTAGGGATTGGAGAGGAAGCGTCGGTTAGCGACATCCCCGATGGTTCCTACAAGGTGCAATACGCCAATGGTTTTGATCTGGACGAGGAGTGCCTGAATTTCGTCACTATCCGTGGCGCATCGGAAGATCCCGAACTCCTCGATTTTGCGCCGGGTACGAGGATTACGATGACGTACGACATGATGCCATCGCGGCAGGGGAACTTTACCGGCCAGTCGATCAGCCCGTCGGATTTTTAAGCGGATTGGATTATTGGGTGGGATGGCGGTTATGCCGGTCAGCCCAAGGATCGCGGTGACTACGCGTTCGTGCGACGCGTAAAGATGCTTAACGCGCTTATACGTAGCCTTCCGAATTAAAATCACTCTCCAATACGGTAAGATACGGATGTCTTCGCGTCGCGGGCTTGCCTAGCAGGCCCCAGCGTAGCGATGACATGGTCGTAATTGAAGACGGCGGGCCGGCCCCGAGGGCGATCCAGCCGAAGAGGTATTGTAGATGGAGCATTTCTTGGCCCTCGAGGTGTGGGCGGCAAGCCTAACCGCAGCGGCTGCAATTGGCTGGCTGATCGGCGAGGCGCAAAGCACGCGCAGCCTCCATGCGCATGAGGGACCCGACCATGCCGCTCTCGAAGACGAAGATATTGATTCGCTTTTCACGCTATCAATTCCGCCGAAGATTGCACCGGTGAAGCCGGCCGCAGAGAAGAGTGAGGCGGCGGCACAACCCCGGCCGCACCAGGCGCCGCGTCAGCGCTCATATGTGGACATGTCGGCCATCACGGCCTTGCGCGCTGAAGCGCAGCAAATCCGCTCACGCGAACCGGTTTGGAATGCACCGGGCATCTCCGAAAGTCTGGCGGAATTCATGCGCATCGCCGATCAGAGGTCGATCACGGTGATGGAACACTATCGCCGCTCGATCGAAGAACTGCACTTGCTCAATCAGTGCACGAGCGAGCACGGTGCGGACCAGCCAATCTCTCAACCCAACCGGCAGGCTTCAGCCAAGCGCTCAAAGCGTGGGCCGCAAATCAATGGCGGCCAACCCGAATTGCCGTTCGAATGCGGCACTGCTGCGGACCGGCGTGCAACTGGGATGATTGAAATCCAGCCGCGTGGAAACGATCAGGCCGCATCCAAAGCGGCGTCCGCGACTTTGCGCAATTATGGTTAGAGCGGCGCGAAACGCGCGACTGAAGACCTAGCCGTCGTTCTCGTCGACCCTTGTATAGGGCACGAATTCTTCAAAGAAGACCGCTCCGGTAAAGAAGCCATTGAAGGAATCGATGGTGGTCACAACGTCCTGACGGCAAACCTGGCTGGAACTGAACCGGCGCGAAACGAGCGTGTCGCGGCTGTCGATGCGGTCTGGATGGACGGTGCGTTGGACATAGATCGTGCGCCCACGGCCATAAACATAGGCGGTGTCGTCGATCACGGTTAGCCGGTCGTTCAGACGCGAGCGAATGCAGTTTTGCGGTTCGCCAGCAACGCGGCCCTCAAGCAGGCGGGCAAGCCGCTCTTCACCCTCGGTCATTTCAGCCGCATCCTCGCTCTCGCCATGATCGGCCAAAGCCGGCGGCGCAGCG
This genomic window from uncultured Erythrobacter sp. contains:
- a CDS encoding nitronate monooxygenase family protein, whose product is MKTAITEMFGIQHPIIQGGMHYVGFAEMAAAVSNAGGLGIITGLTQGTPEKLSNEIARCKDMTDKPFGVNITILPTLTPPDYPGIVKAVIDGGVPVVETAGRNPVELLGPLKDAGIKVIHKCTSVRHSLKAQDIGCDAVSVDGFECGGHPGEDDVPNFILLPRAADELEIPFVSSGGMADGRSLVASLAMGAQGMNMGTRFIATKEAPVHENVKKAIVAASELDTRLVMRPLRNTERVMTNAAVERLIQKEKELGDDLKFEDIIAEVAGVYPSIMMEGDMDKGAWSCGMVAGLINDIPTCQELIDGIMAEAEEIITKRMGGMLAA
- a CDS encoding metal-dependent hydrolase is translated as MPTIFTHAVVPLAIAVAAGRGRISAKLAIAGAVFAVLPDADVIGFRFGIEYPDEWGHRGASHSIAFAAVCAAALALVWKEARSLTAFAFLTLAMASHGLLDTLTNGGLGAALFWPFDNTRIFAPETPVLVSPIGRSFFSMRGLETLFSELRWIWLPCILLGLAGWGLRRAIRPRT
- a CDS encoding endonuclease III, coding for MQFDLGPDPRTEILRRLQSAMIESFGRIIRPPEKRRDPVWVLVHGVIGAQTKTAASNASTDGLLAEYGSWEAVAAVSEADLEARLERQSFPTVAAKRLKACLNAIISERGAVDLRHLSNLPTDEAMAWLEKLPGVARKNSAGVMNASTFERKAMVIDGHHRRIMQRMGIVPSKADTAKTYDALMPILPGDWSAADMDEHHLLLKKLGQTHCRPRRGLCEDCPARQDCETGRETS